One window of the Rufibacter radiotolerans genome contains the following:
- the pbpC gene encoding penicillin-binding protein 1C, translated as MPLTKTRRFFFPALRLQKGKVWLWNVGGALAFLLALFILLNLLFPLRVDIPYSPVITAADGTILHSFLSKDDKWRMQLEPDEVSPTLRKAVLQKEDRYFYYHPGVNLVAVGRAMVKNLLHQKTTSGASTITMQVARLLYPQERTYWHKLTEVFRALQLEWQYTKDEILLLYLNLVPYGGNIEGVKAASVLHFQQSPRQLSLAQAVALTVIPNKPSSLRIGVQNRQIVAFRNKWLRHFARQQAFPEGAIADALLEPLDARRQPAPHVAPHFAYRMYRQHQNQTIIKTTLNLAVQEKVEQLAYNYLQQLRYKNIHNAAVLVINNQTQAVEAYLGSADFSDALHGGQVDGVRALRSPGSTLKPFLYATAFEQGLITPKSMISDVPINYAGYRPENYFGTYSGNITIERALATSLNIPAVKLLDQVGVGTFVRKLKLAEFSQMKRNGDQLGLSLILGGCAVKLEELTALYAAFARQGTYAPLRWLQEDTARQEKQLLSPGATFMVNQILTQLQRPDLPHNADNSGHLPKIAWKTGTSYGRKDAWSIGYNQKYTVGVWVGNFSGEGVPELNGTDTATPLLFSIFNTINYNSPNQWYAAPKSVGTRSVCAESGRPGNSFCQDLVVDTFLPGVSSAVKCTHLKQVSVSLDGHFAYCTACLPENGYTQKWYPNHSPEILTYFVTQQLPYVALPPHNPACSRIFQEYAPIIASPTAGMEYLLEKAEHQQLMLQCTAHNEVKKVYWYVNDQFLKAAAGNEAVFFEPDKAGKLKISCLDDQGRNTNSYVTVRFLE; from the coding sequence ATGCCGCTTACCAAGACCAGACGTTTCTTCTTCCCCGCCCTTCGCCTGCAAAAAGGCAAGGTGTGGCTCTGGAATGTGGGTGGGGCTTTGGCTTTTCTCCTGGCGCTGTTTATTCTGCTCAACCTTCTGTTCCCGCTAAGGGTGGACATTCCGTACTCACCGGTCATTACGGCGGCAGATGGCACCATTCTACACTCGTTTCTGAGCAAGGATGATAAATGGCGCATGCAGCTGGAACCAGATGAAGTGAGTCCTACCCTCCGGAAAGCCGTCCTGCAGAAAGAAGACCGGTACTTCTATTACCACCCGGGCGTGAATCTGGTGGCAGTGGGCCGGGCAATGGTCAAGAACCTGCTGCATCAGAAAACCACCTCTGGGGCTTCCACCATTACCATGCAGGTGGCGCGGCTGCTATACCCCCAAGAACGGACCTACTGGCACAAGCTCACGGAGGTGTTCAGGGCGCTGCAGTTGGAGTGGCAGTACACCAAAGACGAGATCCTTCTCCTTTACCTCAACCTTGTACCCTACGGCGGAAATATAGAAGGCGTGAAGGCGGCCTCAGTGCTGCATTTCCAGCAGTCTCCCCGGCAGTTGAGTCTGGCGCAGGCGGTGGCCCTAACGGTTATTCCCAACAAACCCTCCTCGCTCAGGATTGGCGTCCAGAACCGGCAGATTGTGGCATTCCGGAACAAGTGGCTCCGGCATTTTGCCCGGCAGCAGGCCTTCCCGGAAGGCGCTATTGCAGACGCACTGCTGGAACCTTTGGATGCCCGCCGGCAGCCAGCGCCCCATGTGGCGCCGCATTTCGCGTACCGCATGTACCGGCAGCACCAGAACCAGACCATTATCAAGACCACGCTTAACCTGGCCGTGCAGGAAAAGGTAGAACAACTGGCCTATAATTACCTCCAGCAACTTAGGTACAAGAACATCCACAATGCGGCGGTGCTGGTCATCAACAACCAAACACAGGCGGTAGAGGCCTACCTCGGTTCAGCCGATTTCTCAGATGCGCTTCATGGGGGCCAGGTGGATGGGGTGCGGGCCCTACGGTCGCCGGGCAGTACGCTGAAGCCGTTTCTGTACGCCACCGCCTTTGAGCAGGGACTCATCACGCCAAAATCTATGATCTCAGACGTCCCCATCAACTATGCCGGTTACCGACCCGAAAACTACTTTGGTACCTATAGCGGCAATATTACCATAGAGCGGGCACTGGCTACATCGTTGAATATTCCGGCGGTGAAGCTGCTGGACCAGGTGGGCGTGGGCACGTTTGTGAGGAAGCTGAAACTGGCAGAGTTCTCCCAGATGAAAAGGAACGGCGACCAGTTGGGACTGTCCTTGATTCTGGGCGGTTGCGCCGTGAAACTAGAGGAACTGACGGCCTTGTACGCGGCCTTCGCCCGCCAGGGCACCTATGCGCCGTTGCGCTGGCTGCAGGAAGACACCGCCCGTCAGGAGAAACAGCTCTTGTCGCCGGGGGCTACGTTTATGGTCAACCAGATCCTGACCCAACTGCAACGCCCCGACCTGCCCCACAACGCCGACAATAGCGGTCACCTGCCCAAGATCGCCTGGAAAACCGGAACTTCTTACGGCCGCAAAGACGCGTGGAGCATAGGCTATAACCAGAAATACACGGTGGGCGTGTGGGTGGGAAACTTCTCCGGTGAAGGCGTGCCTGAACTAAACGGCACCGATACCGCCACCCCGCTTTTGTTTTCCATCTTCAACACCATTAACTACAACAGCCCCAACCAGTGGTATGCCGCACCCAAAAGCGTGGGTACCCGCAGCGTCTGCGCTGAAAGCGGAAGGCCCGGCAACAGCTTCTGCCAGGACCTGGTGGTAGACACCTTCCTGCCGGGTGTCTCTTCGGCGGTAAAATGTACGCATCTCAAACAAGTGTCCGTGTCTCTGGACGGACATTTCGCCTATTGTACCGCCTGCCTGCCAGAGAATGGCTATACCCAGAAATGGTATCCCAACCACTCGCCGGAGATACTTACTTATTTTGTAACCCAGCAACTGCCTTATGTGGCCTTGCCCCCGCACAACCCGGCGTGCAGCCGCATTTTCCAGGAGTACGCCCCCATCATTGCTTCGCCTACGGCCGGCATGGAGTACCTGCTGGAGAAGGCAGAACATCAGCAACTTATGCTGCAGTGCACGGCCCACAATGAAGTAAAGAAGGTATATTGGTACGTGAACGATCAATTTCTGAAAGCCGCGGCAGGCAATGAGGCTGTCTTTTTTGAGCCAGACAAAGCCGGTAAGCTTAAAATCTCCTGCCTGGATGACCAGGGCCGCAACACCAACAGCTATGTGACGGTCCGGTTCCTGGAGTAA
- the hemA gene encoding glutamyl-tRNA reductase → MQNQFKVLTLSYKQAPIAVREAVSLNEIGCRNLLDKIKDFTQAQDVLVLSTCNRTEVYYSAEADYSRELMELIAIEKGIFDTQKISPYFKHLTQPQEALQHLFQVALGLESQVVGDMQIMNQVKNAYQWASDSGTVSPFLHRLMHTIFFTNKRVVNETAFKDGAASVSYATVELVEELTRYMVAPKVLMIGVGEIGANVCDNFQKSALQHITIANRTHHKAVDLAVKCNARAIYWENVWEEMAQADVVISSVPGDCFFISKERVEKMGEAAPSFFVDLSMPRSIDNNLQELAGTKVYNIDNIRNRATQALEIRLAAIPAVQEIIQEAMAEFETWTKEMSMSPALQQFKNRLEEIRQRELARYVKSMGAQEKELVDTITKNILNKIVKMPALELKAACQRGESEALIEGLSALFNLESEPQKA, encoded by the coding sequence ATGCAGAACCAGTTCAAAGTACTTACTTTATCTTACAAACAAGCCCCCATTGCGGTGCGCGAAGCGGTATCTCTCAATGAGATAGGGTGCCGTAACCTATTAGATAAAATAAAGGATTTCACCCAGGCGCAAGACGTGTTGGTGCTGTCTACCTGTAACCGCACAGAGGTCTATTATTCCGCCGAAGCAGATTACTCCCGGGAGTTAATGGAGCTGATTGCCATTGAAAAAGGCATTTTTGATACCCAGAAGATTTCCCCGTATTTCAAGCACCTCACGCAGCCGCAGGAAGCGCTACAGCACCTCTTTCAGGTGGCCTTGGGCCTGGAGTCTCAAGTGGTAGGTGACATGCAGATCATGAACCAGGTGAAGAACGCTTACCAGTGGGCCTCAGACTCGGGCACGGTAAGCCCCTTCCTGCACCGCCTGATGCACACCATCTTCTTTACCAACAAACGGGTGGTGAATGAGACCGCTTTCAAAGATGGCGCCGCCTCTGTGTCTTATGCCACGGTTGAGCTGGTGGAAGAACTGACCAGATACATGGTAGCGCCTAAAGTGCTCATGATTGGGGTAGGGGAGATTGGCGCCAATGTGTGTGATAACTTCCAGAAGTCTGCCCTGCAGCACATTACCATTGCCAACCGTACCCACCACAAGGCGGTAGACCTGGCCGTTAAATGCAATGCCAGAGCCATTTACTGGGAAAACGTGTGGGAAGAAATGGCCCAGGCAGACGTGGTCATCTCCTCTGTGCCCGGCGATTGCTTTTTCATCAGTAAAGAACGGGTGGAGAAAATGGGAGAGGCCGCCCCGTCTTTCTTTGTGGACCTGTCCATGCCGCGCAGCATTGACAACAACCTGCAGGAACTGGCCGGTACCAAGGTGTATAACATTGATAACATCCGTAACCGGGCTACCCAGGCCCTGGAAATAAGATTGGCCGCCATTCCGGCCGTGCAGGAAATCATACAGGAAGCCATGGCCGAATTTGAAACCTGGACCAAAGAAATGAGCATGTCACCTGCCTTACAGCAGTTCAAAAACCGTCTGGAAGAAATACGCCAGCGCGAACTGGCCCGTTACGTGAAATCCATGGGCGCCCAGGAAAAAGAATTGGTAGACACCATCACCAAGAACATCCTGAACAAAATTGTGAAAATGCCGGCCCTGGAGTTGAAAGCCGCCTGCCAGCGCGGCGAGTCTGAGGCCCTGATTGAAGGACTCAGCGCCTTGTTTAACCTGGAAAGCGAGCCACAAAAAGCATAA
- a CDS encoding universal stress protein — protein sequence METIICPTDFSKKSENSIRYADEIAQRMNSRIVLFHSIVERANVLAMAGGTDSFPSEEEMELERKQLKKLRRIQTYLESTEWGIPVSYETRVSYGETHQNVTTLAQDENADLIVLGSGPTDALKEIVVNSLAGQVINQAPCPVLIIPENATFRPIRKIVLATDLRGFSLSDTAMVLKLASYFGAQIQLLHIISKEDETARQFATEELQRLSKRLPYQRVSINVEVNPNIEEGISRFCRMQKADMLVVGAHATDPWQNLFQVEAPQAPTFHTHLPLMVIHARKIPF from the coding sequence ATGGAGACCATTATTTGCCCAACAGATTTTTCAAAAAAATCTGAGAATTCTATCAGGTACGCAGATGAGATCGCGCAGCGCATGAATTCCCGAATAGTTTTATTCCATAGTATTGTGGAGCGCGCCAATGTTCTGGCCATGGCCGGAGGTACGGATTCTTTTCCCTCTGAAGAAGAGATGGAACTGGAGAGAAAGCAACTGAAGAAACTGCGCCGTATACAGACCTACCTGGAGAGCACGGAATGGGGAATCCCGGTTTCATATGAAACGAGGGTAAGCTACGGCGAAACCCACCAGAACGTGACCACCCTGGCCCAGGACGAAAACGCTGACCTGATTGTTCTGGGTTCTGGCCCAACAGATGCCCTCAAGGAAATTGTGGTGAATTCTTTAGCGGGTCAGGTGATTAACCAGGCCCCTTGTCCGGTGCTCATTATCCCAGAGAACGCCACGTTCCGGCCCATCAGGAAAATTGTATTAGCGACAGACTTGCGCGGGTTCTCCCTCTCAGACACCGCCATGGTGCTGAAATTGGCCAGCTATTTTGGGGCGCAGATTCAGCTGTTGCACATTATTTCAAAAGAAGACGAAACGGCCCGGCAGTTTGCCACCGAAGAGCTGCAACGGCTGAGCAAGCGGCTGCCTTACCAGCGGGTTTCCATTAATGTAGAGGTAAACCCCAACATTGAGGAAGGCATCAGTCGGTTCTGCCGGATGCAGAAAGCAGATATGCTGGTGGTAGGGGCCCATGCCACCGACCCTTGGCAGAACCTATTTCAGGTAGAGGCACCCCAGGCGCCCACTTTCCATACGCACCTGCCGCTTATGGTGATCCATGCCAGAAAGATTCCGTTCTAA
- a CDS encoding N-formylglutamate amidohydrolase, with product MEKTKPIFLLTCEHAGNEVPKKYLALFKGQEDALFSHKAFDPGALRLARHLAAALKLPLYVTSVSRLLVEANRSLDSDELFSDFSKSLSEKDKKEVLDKYYFPHRQEVEKQIRKVTAAGKQVCHLAIHTFTPVLDGEVRKADIGILYDPKRPLEKAIAQHLRQHLKEQNPSRRVLYNSPYPGTDDGFPTYLRGKFTKYQYAGFELEINQKFFLDGREEVWQQVVDELTAALQQTLKGT from the coding sequence ATGGAGAAAACCAAACCAATCTTTCTGCTTACCTGTGAGCACGCCGGAAACGAGGTGCCCAAAAAATACCTGGCTCTTTTCAAAGGGCAGGAGGACGCGCTTTTCTCCCATAAAGCCTTTGACCCCGGGGCGCTTCGGCTGGCCCGGCACCTGGCCGCTGCCTTAAAATTGCCGCTGTATGTTACCTCCGTCTCCAGGTTGCTGGTAGAAGCCAACCGGTCTCTGGACAGTGACGAACTGTTTTCTGACTTTAGTAAAAGCCTGTCTGAAAAAGACAAAAAAGAGGTACTGGACAAGTATTATTTCCCGCACCGGCAAGAGGTGGAAAAGCAGATAAGGAAAGTCACCGCTGCCGGGAAACAAGTCTGTCACCTGGCCATCCATACCTTTACCCCAGTCCTAGACGGAGAGGTACGCAAGGCAGACATTGGCATTCTGTATGACCCCAAACGGCCGCTGGAAAAGGCCATTGCGCAGCACCTCAGGCAACATTTAAAAGAGCAGAACCCCTCCCGTAGGGTCCTCTATAATTCGCCCTACCCCGGCACCGATGACGGCTTTCCTACCTACCTGCGAGGCAAGTTCACCAAATACCAATACGCCGGCTTTGAACTGGAAATTAACCAGAAGTTCTTTCTGGATGGCAGAGAGGAAGTCTGGCAACAAGTGGTAGACGAACTTACTGCTGCCTTGCAGCAAACCCTGAAAGGCACTTAG
- a CDS encoding S66 peptidase family protein, giving the protein MTLPPFLKAGDKVGVISTSNFTEQPYIDELVKILKGWKLKPVLGKTIGPRQGSFAGSDNLRRQDLQDMLDNDEIKAVLETMGGYGIVRVIEDVDFNKFKFHPKWLVGYSDTTFLHSHVQGLLSTATIHGTMACDLEGGYKVESWESLRKALFGEDLEYSVKAHPLNRLGKAEGTLVGGTISILCNAKGTKSEVNTNGKILFLEDVGEQHFRLDNYLLSLKQAGKFEYVKGLLVGQLVEIKKDDPPFGKTPEEIVLDAVKEYDFPVCFGFPAGHSGVNKAMVFGAPVKMEVTDKGSTIKFNL; this is encoded by the coding sequence ATGACACTACCCCCTTTTCTCAAAGCCGGTGATAAAGTAGGTGTGATAAGCACCAGCAATTTTACAGAGCAGCCTTACATTGATGAATTGGTAAAGATCCTTAAAGGCTGGAAACTGAAGCCGGTGCTGGGCAAGACCATTGGGCCCCGCCAGGGCAGCTTTGCGGGGTCAGACAACCTGCGCCGGCAAGACCTGCAGGACATGCTGGACAATGATGAGATCAAAGCCGTGCTGGAGACCATGGGGGGCTACGGCATTGTGCGGGTGATTGAAGACGTAGATTTCAACAAGTTCAAATTCCACCCCAAGTGGCTGGTGGGGTATAGTGACACCACCTTTCTGCACAGCCATGTGCAGGGCCTTTTGAGCACGGCCACCATTCATGGCACCATGGCTTGTGATCTGGAGGGTGGGTATAAGGTAGAATCTTGGGAAAGCCTGCGCAAGGCTCTTTTTGGGGAAGATCTGGAGTACTCTGTAAAAGCCCACCCCCTAAACCGGTTAGGCAAAGCCGAGGGCACCCTGGTAGGCGGCACCATAAGTATTCTTTGCAATGCCAAAGGCACCAAGTCTGAGGTGAACACCAACGGGAAAATCTTGTTTCTGGAAGACGTGGGGGAGCAGCATTTCCGGCTAGACAATTACCTGCTTTCCTTAAAGCAAGCCGGCAAGTTTGAGTATGTGAAGGGGCTTCTGGTGGGGCAGCTGGTGGAAATCAAGAAAGACGACCCGCCGTTTGGGAAAACCCCAGAGGAGATTGTTTTGGATGCGGTGAAGGAGTATGACTTTCCCGTTTGTTTCGGGTTTCCGGCGGGCCACAGCGGGGTGAACAAGGCCATGGTCTTTGGCGCGCCGGTTAAAATGGAAGTGACCGACAAAGGCTCCACCATCAAGTTTAACCTATAA